One segment of Geoalkalibacter ferrihydriticus DSM 17813 DNA contains the following:
- a CDS encoding ATP-binding protein encodes MTNKACQSQVRFLECLDEVNRIIHASDDAEQMLWEVLTAVQRMFGSDRTWLFYPCDPQAPTYRIPMEVTRPEYPGAHALNVDVPMKPGGDRICAKALAAQGPVVFDADSDPPVFYELTEQFGVHSQMVIALYPRVGRPWMLGMHQCSHRRDWTRDEQALFEGLARRIADGLSTLLLLRDLRESQERFDLAVQGSREGLWDWPDTSRDALWWSPRTFEMLGYAPHEIEATLPLLMDRVHPEDRARVRAILDEYLQKGEGPFDVQARVFTCAGEVRWLWARGMAVRDSTGRARRMSGSLQDLTESKRVEEELRRYREHLEDLVAVRTEKLKRINAELEGANKELEDFSYMVSHDLRTPLVPIIGYAELLNLRYGERLDDRARGMLADIVAQGEKMNRLIDDLHNLARIGHGELPEEFEGVEQVLAGVLDALAGEFPEVRTLVSLQNCWPAVRIHRTHLHQVLSNLIGNALRYAGPQGAPVEVSAERRGRWARFVVRDHGVGIPREEHARVFNAFYRGPASRDQRGSGIGLAIVLKVARHYGGTAWLEETPGGGCTFVVEMDDNLILNGTQGG; translated from the coding sequence ATGACGAATAAGGCGTGCCAAAGCCAGGTTCGCTTCCTGGAATGCCTGGATGAGGTCAACCGCATCATTCACGCCTCCGACGACGCCGAGCAGATGTTGTGGGAGGTGCTGACTGCGGTGCAGCGCATGTTCGGCAGCGACCGTACTTGGCTGTTTTATCCCTGCGACCCGCAGGCGCCGACCTATCGCATCCCGATGGAAGTTACCCGCCCTGAGTATCCGGGGGCCCATGCCCTGAATGTGGACGTGCCGATGAAGCCGGGCGGCGATCGCATTTGCGCCAAGGCGCTGGCCGCGCAAGGGCCGGTTGTGTTTGATGCTGACAGCGATCCGCCGGTTTTTTACGAACTGACCGAGCAGTTCGGTGTGCATTCGCAAATGGTCATCGCCCTTTATCCCCGGGTCGGCAGGCCCTGGATGCTCGGCATGCACCAGTGCTCCCACCGCCGGGATTGGACCCGGGACGAACAGGCCTTGTTTGAAGGCCTGGCCCGCCGCATCGCCGACGGCCTCAGCACCCTGCTGCTGTTGCGCGATCTGCGTGAAAGCCAGGAGCGCTTCGATCTGGCCGTGCAAGGTTCCCGCGAGGGGTTGTGGGACTGGCCCGACACCAGCCGCGACGCGCTGTGGTGGTCGCCCCGCACCTTTGAAATGCTGGGCTATGCACCCCATGAGATCGAGGCGACCCTGCCTCTGCTCATGGACCGTGTCCATCCCGAAGATCGCGCGCGTGTGCGCGCAATCCTTGATGAATATCTGCAAAAGGGCGAGGGCCCTTTCGATGTGCAGGCGCGCGTCTTCACCTGCGCGGGCGAGGTGCGCTGGCTATGGGCGCGCGGCATGGCGGTGCGGGATAGTACGGGCCGAGCGCGGCGCATGTCCGGCTCTCTGCAGGACCTGACCGAGAGTAAGCGCGTCGAGGAGGAACTGCGCAGATACCGCGAGCACCTGGAGGATCTGGTGGCGGTGCGCACCGAAAAATTGAAGCGCATCAACGCCGAGTTGGAAGGCGCCAATAAGGAGTTGGAAGATTTTTCCTACATGGTCTCCCATGATTTGCGCACCCCCCTGGTGCCCATCATCGGCTATGCCGAGCTCCTCAACCTTCGCTATGGCGAGCGGCTGGACGATCGCGCCCGCGGTATGCTCGCGGATATTGTGGCGCAGGGTGAGAAAATGAACCGCTTGATCGACGACCTGCACAACCTCGCCCGTATCGGCCATGGCGAGCTTCCGGAAGAGTTTGAAGGGGTCGAGCAGGTGTTGGCTGGAGTTCTTGACGCCCTCGCCGGTGAATTCCCCGAGGTACGCACGCTGGTGAGCTTGCAAAATTGTTGGCCCGCCGTGCGCATTCACCGCACCCATCTGCACCAGGTGTTGTCCAACCTCATCGGTAATGCTCTGCGCTATGCGGGGCCTCAGGGCGCCCCCGTTGAAGTGAGTGCCGAGCGTCGTGGCCGCTGGGCGCGTTTTGTCGTGCGCGATCACGGGGTGGGCATTCCGCGCGAAGAACATGCGCGGGTGTTCAATGCCTTTTATCGCGGCCCTGCCAGTCGCGACCAGCGGGGCAGCGGCATCGGGCTGGCCATCGTTCTGAAGGTTGCGCGGCATTATGGCGGGACGGCCTGGCTTGAGGAGACTCCGGGAGGCGGTTGCACCTTTGTGGTGGAAATGGACGACAATCTGATATTGAATGGAACTCAAGGGGGATGA